GTATCTCGACTACAGCCTCCTCAGGAGGTCATAGTCCCCGACTGATCATCGGGGGAGGATGGCAAGCCGTGTCCACCCTTAGGCCTTTGAGCTTGCAACGTAGATAGGCTGCCTCCGCCACACTCATCCCCAAGTTCGAACGGTATCTAGAGCCTCTAGAGCTCGTATTGCACAAGGTTGGACGGGATGACGTGATCGTGACTCATCTGAAGGAGGAGACATCATGGCCGTAGTGGTGGGCGTTGATATCGCCAAGCGCAGCTTCGATCTGGCGGTCCTACAGTCCAACGGCAAGTACCGGACCAAGGGCAAGCTGAGCAACGACCCGTCAGGCTTCGCGGTCTTTGCAGACTGGCTGCAACAGCATGCCGAGTCAGGCGCTTGGATCGTGATGGAGGCCACGGGCATCTATCACGAAGCGCTCGCCGAGCACTTCCATGCTCTGGGCTACCGAATCGCAGTGCTCAATCCAGCACAGATCGCCCGCTATGCGCAAAGCCAGTTGCAACGCAGCAAGACGGACAAACTCGACGCCAAGCTGATCGCCACCTATGGCCAGCGGCATGAGGATAGTCTGCGAGACTGGCACCCGGAACCTGTGTCCATCCGCACGCTTCGCGCGCTGACCCGGCGCCTGGAGGACCTCCAATCGCTACGACAGATGGAGTTCAATCGGCTCGAGGTCAGCCCGGAAAAAGTCCAGGACTCCATCCGGGCAGTCTTGCAGCGGCTTGATGAGCAGATCGCCTGGACGCTTGAACAGATCAAACGCCATATCGACGACGATCCAGACTTACGTGGTAAGCGCGACCTGCTGGTGAGTATCGACGGCATCGCCGACAAGACCGCCGCTTTGATCCTGGCGGAGCTCGGCGATATCGACCGCTTCGCCAATGCCCGCGCCGTTACCGCCTTTGCTGGCTTGAACCCACGCCTACAGGAATCCGGTCTCGCGCGCGGCCATGCCTGCCTCTCGCGCATGGGATCAGTCCGCTTACGAAGTGCGCTATACCTACCCGCTGTCGTGGCGCTGACCTACAACCCGGCTATCAAGGCGCAAGCCGAGCGTCTGAAAGCCAGGGGCAAAAGAGGTAAACAAACCGTCTGCGCCGCCATGCGTAAGCTGCTGACCATCGCCTATGGCGTGCTCAAATCGGGCAAGCCTTTCGACCCTGCTTTAGCGATTGCACACTGAGGAACAAAGACGGTATCTACGGAGTCCCGGCTTCCGCCTGAATCCGCCTCCACTCGGGACAGCCCCCTCTCCCGCCGGCGGGAGAGGGTTGGGGTGAGGGCAGCCGAGCACGGCATTGGCACGCCAGGGTTCGCGTGGATGAGGCTGCGCCGTCATCCACCGTACGGCTGAACGCTCCAGCCTCCGCCTGAATCCGTCTCCACTCGGGACAGCCCCCTCTCCCGCTGGCGGGAGAGGGTTGGGGTAAGGGCAGTCGAGCACGGCTTGAGTACGCCAGGGTCTGCGTGGATGAGGCTGCGCCGTCATCCACCCTACGGAGTCCTGGCTTCCGCCTGAACCCACCTCACACTCGGGACGGCCCCCTCTCCCGCTGGCGGGAGAGGGTTGGGATGAGGGCAGCCGAGCACGGCTTGAGTACGCCAGGGTCTGCGTGGATGAGGCTGCGCCGTCATCCACCCTACGGAGTCCCGGCTTCCGCCTGAATCCGCCTCCCGCGCGGGACAGCCCCCTCTCCCGCTGGCGGGAGAGGGTTGGGGTGAGGGTGGACCGCCCAGTCTCCCCATTGGGCTGCGCGGCGCTCAGTGCCAACCTGCCAGCAGCCCCTCAGGCACCGGACGGCGAACCCTGGTCGCGGTCGTCGCGCAGGCTGCTGTGGGCCGCCTTGCAGATTTCGCGCAGACCGCTCTTGAGGCCCTCCTCCAGGGTGGGGTGGTAGAAAGGCATATCTAGCAGGGAGCTTGCGGTCTCGCCATGGATCAGCGCCAGCACCAGCAGATGCCCGAGGTGATCCATGCCCGGGCCGACCATGGCAGCACCGGTGAGCTTGCCGGTGCCCGGTTCGGCATAGAAGCGGGCGATACCCTCGTTGCGGGCTTCCACCCGGGCGCGGCCCTGGTCGTGGTAGGAGGAGGTGCCGATCAGACTCCCCGCGTCCGGCGGGCTGCCCAGCACGGCCACCGGCGGATCGGTGAAGATCAGCGAAAATCGCGGCGAGCGCAGGGTGGCCCGCACCTCGGGATAGCAGGCCGCGTTGTGCCCGGCGATGGCGCCCTCGTCGGATGCCTCGTGGAGGATGGGGCGGTCATGATCGGCATCGCCCGCGATGAAGATCGACGAGGAGCCGCATTGCATCGTCTGGGGATCGTAGACCGGGGTGCCATGGTCATCCAGCTCGATGCCGGTGGTTTCCAGACCCAACCCTTTCAGCCGTGGCGGGCGGCCGGCCGCGACCAGTACATAGTCGAAATCGCCCTCGCCGTTCGCGGCGCCGGACCAGGACAACCGCACCCCGTCGCCCTGGCGCCGGGCATCTACCTCGACGTTCAGGTACAGGGTGAGATCGCGCTCCAGGATCTGCCGCAACTCGGCTTTCACCTCGGCATCCTCGAGTGCCCCTAGGCCGTCGTTCTGACCAAATAGTGTGACCAATACACCCAGCCGGGCCATCGCCTGAGCCAATTCCAGCCCGACCGGCCCGGTACCTATCACCGCCAGCGAACGCGGCAGGTCGGCCAACTCGAAGATCGTCTCGTTGGTCAGGGCGCGGTCGCCCAAGGCGTCGAAGGGCGCGGGGACCAGGGGATAGGAGCCGGTGGCAATGACCACGGTGCGAGCCCGTATCGTCCGACCATCGCTCAGTTGCAGGCGATCCGGTGCCACGAAACGCGCCGTGGCGCGCTGCGCGACACCCTCGGGCAGCTGCTCGAAGCCCTGCTGGGTAGCCGCCACGAAGTGATCCCGCTCGCGCCGCACCCGCGCCATGACGGCCGCTCCGTCGACCCGCACGTCACCCACCTCGATGCCGAAGAGGCTGGCGCGCTGGACCTCATGATGGGCTTCCCCGGCGACAATCAACAACTTGGACGGCATGCAGCCCACGGCGGCGCAGGTGGTGCCGGCCCAGCGGTCATCGATCAGCAAGGTCCGGGCGCCGTGCCGGCGAGCCGCGCGCTCGGCAGCGAGTCCTGCGGTTCCGGCACCGATCACAGCCACGTCGCACTCTAGTGCTACGGCATCAAGCTCTACTGCGGTGGAACGTTCATCTGCGGCACTCATGGGGTCACCTGACGTTGCGAGGAGTCATCTGGCTCACGCAGAGCCTCTAGCTTGGGACCCAAAGCGCAGCGTTGAGGTTGCATTGTCAGCTTGTGACCCACTTCGACAAAAATCCGACACTTTTTGTCAGTACTGTCAAATTACATGCCACTCGTCACCTTATACTGGCGTTATGGAACCATTAGGGTGTCCTATCCTCAATTAGCCACACTAAATGGACAAAGGGCCTTCACATGGAACGTGACCTCAGCAAGATCCCGCTCATCACCGATTGGTCCTACCTGATCGCCCTGGAAACCGGTCTGTTCACCCGTGGCGAACTCAGCGGTGCGGTGCTCAAGGCACTGAAGGACCAGGCCCGCCTGCTTTCCCGTCGCTATCTGGTGCAGAAGTCCAAACTGGACGTACGCAAGCTGTCGCCTGCCGAGGCCGAGATCCTCGATACGCTCAGCGATACCGCCGCCAACCTGCGGCGGCGCCAGCGACTGCCACACAACATCGTCAAGAGCCTGCGGGCCGGCGGCCTGATCGCCGCCGTCGAGCGTAGCGTCTGTGCCGCGGGCATCCTGCAGTGCCACAACGGCTTCTATGAAGATGGCCTGGAGCCCGGCGCCTTCGAACGCATCGTGGCGCGCCATCCGCAGGAATTCGGCGACCACGCCCGGCAAATCGCTGCTCTCTATCTGGCCCAGGAGACCTCGTCCACCACGGCCACCGCGCCCGATCAAA
The window above is part of the Pseudomonas oryzihabitans genome. Proteins encoded here:
- a CDS encoding IS110 family transposase codes for the protein MAVVVGVDIAKRSFDLAVLQSNGKYRTKGKLSNDPSGFAVFADWLQQHAESGAWIVMEATGIYHEALAEHFHALGYRIAVLNPAQIARYAQSQLQRSKTDKLDAKLIATYGQRHEDSLRDWHPEPVSIRTLRALTRRLEDLQSLRQMEFNRLEVSPEKVQDSIRAVLQRLDEQIAWTLEQIKRHIDDDPDLRGKRDLLVSIDGIADKTAALILAELGDIDRFANARAVTAFAGLNPRLQESGLARGHACLSRMGSVRLRSALYLPAVVALTYNPAIKAQAERLKARGKRGKQTVCAAMRKLLTIAYGVLKSGKPFDPALAIAH
- a CDS encoding dihydrolipoyl dehydrogenase: MSAADERSTAVELDAVALECDVAVIGAGTAGLAAERAARRHGARTLLIDDRWAGTTCAAVGCMPSKLLIVAGEAHHEVQRASLFGIEVGDVRVDGAAVMARVRRERDHFVAATQQGFEQLPEGVAQRATARFVAPDRLQLSDGRTIRARTVVIATGSYPLVPAPFDALGDRALTNETIFELADLPRSLAVIGTGPVGLELAQAMARLGVLVTLFGQNDGLGALEDAEVKAELRQILERDLTLYLNVEVDARRQGDGVRLSWSGAANGEGDFDYVLVAAGRPPRLKGLGLETTGIELDDHGTPVYDPQTMQCGSSSIFIAGDADHDRPILHEASDEGAIAGHNAACYPEVRATLRSPRFSLIFTDPPVAVLGSPPDAGSLIGTSSYHDQGRARVEARNEGIARFYAEPGTGKLTGAAMVGPGMDHLGHLLVLALIHGETASSLLDMPFYHPTLEEGLKSGLREICKAAHSSLRDDRDQGSPSGA